A section of the Bacteroidota bacterium genome encodes:
- a CDS encoding glycosyltransferase produces the protein MRNNFDKKSIYEIAKEISPDAIYCSGWIDKDYLSLCGKFKNKIPVILGFDNKWKGSIKQKLASSFSGITVLKYFSHCWIPGKPQLEFAKRLGFDEKNILKGFYSCDYNKFHTLYLKFKEHKEKKFPHRFIFSGRYTESKGIQDLWKSFIEIQNETPYDWELWCLGTGSINPIVHPKIKHFGFVQSNNIEKFIAEAGVFVLPSTFEPWGVAVHEFASAGFPLICSSEVGAADIFLRDGENGFLFKPGNVSDFKKVMKKIFSLSDEQLFIMGEKSVELAKQITPEKWADTLMSIIKN, from the coding sequence AAGAAATTTCTCCTGACGCGATTTATTGCAGTGGCTGGATTGATAAAGACTATCTTTCTCTTTGTGGAAAGTTTAAAAACAAAATTCCTGTTATTCTTGGTTTTGACAATAAGTGGAAAGGAAGCATAAAGCAAAAACTAGCGTCATCATTTAGCGGAATTACTGTTCTAAAATATTTTTCTCACTGCTGGATTCCTGGCAAACCACAGTTAGAATTTGCAAAGCGTCTTGGATTTGACGAAAAAAATATTTTAAAAGGATTTTATTCATGCGATTATAATAAGTTCCACACACTATATTTAAAATTCAAAGAACACAAAGAAAAGAAATTTCCTCATCGTTTTATTTTCTCCGGACGATATACAGAATCGAAAGGAATACAAGATTTATGGAAGTCTTTCATTGAGATTCAAAATGAAACTCCATATGATTGGGAGTTATGGTGCCTTGGAACTGGAAGTATTAATCCCATTGTTCATCCTAAGATAAAACACTTCGGTTTTGTACAATCAAATAATATAGAAAAATTTATAGCAGAAGCTGGAGTTTTTGTTTTACCCAGTACATTTGAGCCATGGGGAGTTGCGGTGCATGAATTTGCTTCTGCCGGATTTCCGTTGATATGCAGCAGTGAAGTTGGCGCTGCCGATATTTTCCTGAGGGATGGAGAAAATGGTTTCTTATTCAAACCTGGAAATGTTTCTGATTTTAAAAAAGTAATGAAGAAAATATTTTCTCTCAGCGATGAACAATTATTTATCATGGGAGAAAAAAGTGTTGAACTTGCAAAACAAATCACTCCTGAGAAGTGGGCAGATACATTAATGTCAATTATTAAAAACTGA